A single window of Colletotrichum destructivum chromosome 9, complete sequence DNA harbors:
- a CDS encoding Putative gamma-tubulin complex component protein has protein sequence MFGNAIMSANREHRIAGAVDSLIAHLIPNDPHEDDVAAQERHDNCFELVKSILEAPASPAISSDVNHASDLIKRKLIQSNPTQALRFSNLYTRLLSLPVLGQKWAILYLLYQLADSPDPNEPLPLPPPNPPSQAQRDPFRKHERDRSSKNSTPISRQEEEQFNDAFAPEGLKKFPPKQPKNRSADERENEQEKGNETDEVEANKRKVGLKSTLLADNYNEIEPSETILLRDLPFTLQGLSSTTLPFSKPDTITLPPTLPSPIISLLHTVSEPSLLYRRLDIFVKSPAQGLLRQSIRAAIGGELRSYLSLVATLEGQIRRALSSLDDSAPRGGIGKAGVTLKRCVVWTREATMGLRLMSLIAEESESKRGGQLISLIHGFSSSHGDPMVAAFAERLLVHVTRPFYDILRRWIYDGELLDPFCEFFVKEQKQTDEPKTGGSSVWEDKYEIDKDMVPSIITQDFAQKVFLIGKSLNFIRHSCGDSQWVEDYSKAASKELRYGDTATLEAWIDEAYKTTMKRLIDLMANKFHLFEHLQALKNYILLGQGDFIALLMESLAANLDRPAGAQYRHTLTAQLEHAIRGSNAQYDSPEVLRRLDARMLQLSHGDIGWDCFTLEYKVDAPVDVVVTDWGNRQYLKVFNFLWRIKRVEFALASTWRKCMTGSRGVLQNSDPVVVQTWKSTRGILAEMIHFIGQLQYYILFEVIESSWNELQKRVHREGCTLDDLIKAHTRYLNDITHKGLLGARRSIRHADMATGEDDRTSYLSQLGDLLRAMLSYRDSVDGLYSWSVSDFTRRQEADVMRMSTRGVRHQKKPSEPGGDGEDDNPAVASEFPVLQDRLRQLGATFRSRLQILLGDLAYQPDVDMRFLGVAMNFNDVYQPSRRRSKTTSTASANTSRA, from the exons ATTGGAAGC CCCCGCGTCCCCCGCCATTTCCTCAGATGTCAATCACGCTTCGGACCTGATCAAGAGGAAGCTCATACAAAGCAACCCGACACAAGCGCTGCGCTTCTCGAATCTATACACCCGGCTTCTCTCTCTACCCGTTTTGGGACAGAAATGGGCCATCCTGTACCTCCTTTACCAGCTCGCCGATTCCCCGGATCCAAATGAGCCACTGCCCCTGCCCCCGCCGAACCCCCCTTCGCAAGCACAACGCGACCCGTTCCGGAAACATGAAAGAGACCGTTCTTCTAAGAACTCGACGCCAATTTCAAGACAAGAAGAGGAACAGTTCAACGATGCCTTTGCACCCGAGGGTTTGAAGAAATTCCCGCCGAAACAGCCCAAGAACCGGTCAGCCGACGAAAGGGAAAATGAGCAGGAGAAGGGAAACGAGACAGACGAGGTTGAGGCGAACAAACGAAAAGTCGGTTTAAAATCCACGCTGCTCGCCGACAACTACAACGAGATCGAGCCTTCCGAGACCATTCTGTTGCGGGACCTCCCCTTTACTTTACAAGGGCTGTCATCCACGACCTTACCTTTCTCAAAACCAGACACTATTACGTTGCCCCCGACATTACCATCTCCAATTATCTCGCTCTTGCACACTGTGTCTGAGCCGTCTTTATTGTATCGGCGTCTTGACATCTTCGTCAAGTCCCCAGCACAAGGTTTGCTGAGGCAAAGCATCCGAGCCGCAATAGGTGGAGAGTTACGGTCCTACCTTAGCTTAGTCGCGACTCTTGAAGGCCAGATCCGAAGAGCATTGTCCTCGCTGGACGATTCTGCGCCAAGAGGCGGGATTGGGAAGGCAGGCGTGACCTTGAAAAGATGCGTCGTGTGGACACGGGAGGCTACGATGGGTCTGAGGCTCATGAGTCTCATCGCCGAAGAGTCGGAGAGCAAACGAGGCGGCCAGCTCATCTCTCTCATCCATGGGTTCTCATCATCACACGGCGACCCCATGGTAGCGGCGTTCGCTGAACGGTTGCTTGTCCACGTAACACGCCCGTTTTACGACATTCTGCGCCGGTGGATATACGAtggcgagcttctcgacccTTTCTGCGAATTTTTTGTCAAGGAACAGAAGCAGACAGACGAGCCCAAAACGGGAGGCAGCAGCGTTTGGGAAGACAAGTATGAGATTGACAAGGACATGGTCCCCAGCATCATAACCCAAGACTTCGCGCAAAAGgtcttcctcatcggcaAGTCTCTCAACTTCATCAGACACAGCTGTGGCGACTCCCAATGGGTCGAGGACTACTCCAAGGCGGCCTCGAAGGAGTTACGCTACGGCGACACCGCTACCCTTGAGGCTTGGATCGACGAGGCCTacaagacgacgatgaagcgTCTTATTGACCTGATGGCGAACAAGTTCCACCTCTTTGAGCACCTCCAAGCCTTGAAGAACTACATTCTTCTCGGACAAGGTGACTTTATCGCTCTTCTCATGGAATCTCTTGCTGCGAATCTCGATCGTCCTGCCGGTGCACAATACCGACACACACTTACAGCACAGCTCGAACATGCTATCCGCGGCTCCAACGCCCAGTACGACTCTCCCGAggtcctccgccgcctcgatgCACGTATGCTTCAGCTATCACATGGCGACATTGGATGGGACTGTTTTACGCTCGAATATAAGGTCGACGCGCCAGTGGATGTCGTGGTCACGGATTGGGGCAATCGCCAATATCTCAAGGTTTTCAACTTCTTGTGGCGCATCAAGCGCGTCGAATTTGCCCTGGCCTCGACGTGGCGCAAGTGTATGACGGGTTCGCGTGGAGTGCTTCAGAACTCGGATCCAGTCGTCGTGCAGACCTGGAAGTCAACCCGTGGCATCCTCGCAGAAATGATCCACTTCATCGGCCAGCTCCAATACTATATCCTGTTCGAGGTCATCGAGTCGTCTTGGAACGAACTTCAGAAGCGCGTACATCGCGAAGGCTGCACGCTAGATGACCTCATCAAGGCCCATACCCGCTACCTCAACGACATCACCCACAAAGGGCTCCTCGGGGCGCGGCGCAGCATCCGACATGCTGACATGGCGACTGGCGAAGACGACCGCACCTCTTACCTCTCTCAGCTTGGCGACCTTCTACGCGCCATGCTCAGTTACCGTGactccgtcgacggcctctaCAGCTGGAGCGTCTCCGACTTCACACGCCGACAAGAGGCCGACGTCATGCGCATGTCAACCCGCGGCGTCCGGCATCAGAAGAAGCCGTCGGAgccgggcggcgacggcgaggacgacaaccCCGCCGTCGCTTCGGAGTTCCCCGTTCTCCAGGACCGCCTGcgccagctcggcgccaCGTTCCGCTCCCGTCTCCAGATCctgctcggcgacctcgCATATCAGCCTGACGTGGACATGCGtttcctcggcgtcgccatgAACTTTAACGACGTCTACCAGccctcgaggagacggagcaagacgacctcgaccgcctcTGCCAACACTTCCAGGGCCTAA
- a CDS encoding Putative serine/threonine-protein kinase, active, with amino-acid sequence MSFSNSSGGTLTVPSPTHAHHVDVLASSVRSLRRSLSRSPSKFSLARTDSPSSESSHSGSHTPVHQQSPCRRYTPTPTPPSSSHNNNNNTTAYGELFQSQTPAGLPPSMTSTTPFSSPPSLATPFRPSVRLSLRSAKSSKVTGSPSRPATRLRTSPKSPLKRALNATTESGVNSTPSSSSNSVASGQENNQSSAQQSPHSRSSTQKASRHSLHLDVSGHAQQTNIFKHLEAQGDPQGAPGSGALKRSDAIMNLDQASLGSPVAKRRSLHGISSFGQNTSDFNIFDNTSSTPAKTGFDIHDEASREREYELFGSSPAAREPLPSPTPPPQIPRRTGSLRRSTLQQRQHDRSSWGRKSGANHLAQMGGEFSTPNVKNRPRLSMDQFLPPQIPRDSPFTSNGPLPNPSAHPVERHSHQPHPLSKTLVTSTSGNSLEEQNNSMPPPYVFERPRAPLNFAKSMPYGSSRPSFMQEEGENVTPFKSAKPWAGAFMSTGLVSKVNRNPEEDNKLTMPDTPCKKPTNGFATFPPPPGSAIKKSNRYSFGGMPSTPFNAPGAPSRSTFGNPGKGLGIFQRLGSRHARRGSVLSLDEDKKFSLDTNFNVGLGVENDAPPTPTKQGLTPSFSNLSEQSIESPSAKRTLPPPMSAVRPMISRESTASPVEQRSPRTPSTHVVLPDASCLSISNPAESKSAATPVTPSGRDSLQSTTTQLMTPVNAGRANSDADDSLYSRFDKVEMVGKGEFSSVYRVVKAGYSRASFLSVFSGTPTKNPRESPEPDRIYAVKKARRQFTGPKDRLSKLREVHALQALTHADHVVHYVDSWEYNQYLYIQTEYCDEGTLDKFLSNVGRKGRLDDFRIWKVIHDVGLGLQSIHEAGFIHLDLKPANILITFEGILKIGDFGLATEWPAAKGVDAEGDREYIGPEILRGDFNKPADIFSLGLIMIEMAANVVLPDNGPTWVALRSGDLSEVPSLTFSATTATSAHRDAAGVPTMQSLDDPLLGQTSAPDISLHSGAAPTRVSVVMDDESPFITRKRTELRSPPDFMSDPFHPSSLDQIVRWMISPEPSERPTIQQLLSTPSMTWVAQRRRSAATVFEGVWGPSESTALPTLVDEDTEMMDV; translated from the exons aacaataacaacaacactACCGCTTACGGGGAGTTATTCCAAAGCCAGACTCCAGCAGGGCTCCCTCCCTCGATGACCTCGACGACTCCCTTCAGCTCCCCTCCGAGCCTTGCAACACCTTTTCGCCCGAGCGTTCGGCTTTCTCTACGCTCTGCAAAGTCATCCAAGGTGACGGGCAGTCCTTCGAGGCCGGCTACCCGACTTCGGACATCGCCCAAATCCCCCCTCAAACGCGCACTCAACGCTACAACAGAATCGGGGGTAAATTCCACTccttcctcatcttcaaACTCGGTGGCCTCGGGCCAGGAAAATAACCAGTCTTCTGCACAACAGAGCCCGCACTCGCGATCATCAACTCAGAAAGCATCTCGCCATAGCCTACACCTCGACGTATCCGGCCACGCCCAGCAGACGAATATTTTCAAGCACCTAGAGGCTCAGGGTGACCCGCAGGGGGCCCCAGGATCGGGCGCCCTCAAGCGCAGCGACGCCATCATGAACCTGGACCAGGCCTCTCTGGGCAGTCCGGTCGCGAAGCGACGAAGTTTACATGGTATCTCGAGTTTTGGCCAAAACACATCTGATTTCAACATCTTCGACAACACTAGCAGCACTCCAGCTAAGACCGGGTTTGATATTCACGACGAAGCTAGCCGAGAGCGTGAGTACGAGCTTTTCGGTTCAAGTCCTGCTGCTCGggaacccctcccctcgccAACCCCGCCTCCTCAAATCCCGAGAAGAACCGGTTCGCTTCGCCGGTCGACGCTCCAGCAGAGACAGCACGATCGGAGCTCTTGGGGACGAAAGTCTGGTGCGAACCACTTGGCTCAAATGGGCGGAGAGTTCTCTACTCCCAACGTTAAGAACCGGCCGCGTCTCTCGATGGATCAGTTCCTCCCTCCTCAAATTCCTCGGGACAGCCCCTTCACCTCGAACGGGCCGCTGCCCAACCCTTCTGCTCACCCGGTTGAGCGACATTCCCATCAGCCTCACCCTCTGTCCAAGACGCTGGTAACTTCGACGTCCGGCAATAgcctcgaagagcagaacAACAGCATGCCTCCTCCCTACGTTTTTGAGAGACCACGAGCTCCCCTTAACTTTGCCAAGTCGATGCCTTACGGTTCCTCCCGGCCATCCTTCATgcaggaagagggcgagaaCGTCACCCCTTTCAAGTCTGCCAAGCCTTGGGCGGGAGCCTTCATGTCGACTGGCCTCGTTTCCAAGGTGAACCGTAATCCCGAGGAGGACAACAAGCTGACGATGCCCGACACCCCTTGCAAGAAGCCCACCAACGGCTTCGCGACTTTCCCGCCACCACCTGGCAGTGCAATCAAGAAGAGCAATCGGTACTCTTTTGGTGGCATGCCTTCCACTCCTTTCAATGCTCCAGGGGCCCCATCTCGGAGCACATTCGGCAATCCCGGAAAGGGCCTGGGCATCTTCCAGCGGCTCGGATCACGTCATGCACGCCGAGGCAGTGTCCTGAGCCTGGATGAAGATAAGAAATTCTCCCTTGACACAAACTTCAATGTCGGTCTTGGGGTTGAAAATGATGCCCCTCCGACTCCTACCAAGCAGGGTCTCACCCCCAGCTTCAGCAACCTGAGCGAACAGAGCATCGAGAGCCCCAGCGCCAAGAGGACACTTCCACCTCCCATGTCTGCTGTACGGCCAATGATCTCCCGAGAATCTACTG CAAGTCCAGTGGAACAACGCTCCCCGCGAACTCCTTCGACTCACGTCGTTCTTCCCGATGCCAGCTGCCTATCGATCTCGAATCCTGCCGAGTCGAAGAGTGCTGCTACCCCGGTCACGCCTTCTGGGCGTGACTCTTTGCAAAGCACCACCACTCAGCTCATGACTCCTGTCAATGCTGGTCGTGCCAACTCGGACGCTGACGACTCACTTTACTCTCGTTTTGACAAGGTCGAGATGGTTGGCAAGGGAGAGTTTTCTTCCGTATACCGCGTGGTCAAGGCTGGGTACTCTCGCGCCTCGTTTCTTTCCGTTTTTAGTGGAACCCCTACCAAGAATCCTCGCGAAAGCCCCGAGCCAGACCGCATTTACGCCGTGAAGAAGGCCCGTCGCCAATTCACGGGACCCAAGGACCGCTTGTCTAAGCTCAGAGAAGTCCATGCGCTTCAGGCCCTTACACACGCAGACCACGTTGTTCACTACGTCGACAGCTGGGAGTACAACCAGTACCTTTACATCCAGACGGAATACTGCGACGAAGGTACCCTGGACAAATTTCTCAGCAATGTCGGTCGTAAAGGCAGACTAGATGACTTCCGCATCTGGAAGGTCATCCACGACGTTGGGTTG GGTCTGCAAAGTATTCACGAAGCTGGGTTCATTCATCTCGACTTAAAGCCGGCGAACATCCTTATTACCTTTGAAGGCATCCTCAAGATTGGCGATTTCGGCCTAGCAACGGAGTGGCCTGCTGCCAAAGGCGTCGACGCGGAAGGTGACAGAGAATACATCGGCCCTGAAATCCTACGCGGCGACTTCAACAAGCCCGCAGACATTTTCTCGCTCGGTTTGATCATGATCGAGATGGCCGCCAACGTTGTCCTCCCCGATAACGGGCCTACCTGGGTTGCTCTCCGTTCCGGTGACCTCTCCGAAGTCCCCAGCTTGACCTTCAGCGCCACTACTGCGACCAGCGCTCATCGGGACGCGGCGGGGGTCCCTACCATGCAGTCCTTAGATGACCCATTGCTCGGCCAAACTAGCGCTCCGGACATCAGCCTGCATTCGGGAGCTGCCCCTACTCGGGTGAGCGTGgtcatggacgacgagagcCCTTTCATCACGCGCAAGCGCACCGAGCTCAGATCCCCTCCGGACTTCATGAGCGATCCCTTCCACCCTAGTTCTCTTGATCAAATCGTCCGATGGATGATTAGCCCCGAGCCGAGCGAGCGACCCACCATTCAGCAATTGCTGTCTACGCCCTCGATGACTTGGGTTGCTCAACGTCGCAGATCGGCTGCGACTGTCTTCGAAGGTGTCTGGGGACCTAGCGAGTCGACCGCACTCCCTACCTTGGTGGACGAAGACACCGAAATGATGGACGTTTGA